In Antarcticibacterium arcticum, the genomic stretch TTGGGGAAGTTAATTCTACTTCTTCAAATCCATTGGTGGCAAGCATTGCTACTTTCTTTTTCATAGTTCTCTATTTTATAATTAATAACTTATGCCTAAAATTATTAGTTAAGAAATAAAAACTCTATTAAGAAGCTTATAAAAAAAGGGAGAAAGGCGTTAAACCTTTATTAATCGTCTGTTACACACTCGGCCCTTTCCTTCTCTATATCAATATTTGCTCTTAGCCTGGCCAGCAATTTATGATCTTCATCGAGTTTTACATTTTTTCTTTCGAGTTTTTCAAGCTCTTTAAAAATTGCAGGCTCACTAAATCTATTGGGGCGTATACGTTCGTTTTTATGAAGGGCATACTGTACGGTAAATTCAGCGCCAAAAAACATTATTAAACAGGTATAATTCACCCATAGCAGGATAAGGATAATGGAGGAAGCGCTTCCATATACAGATCCCGGATTGCTTTGACCAAAATAAAACCCCATTAGGAATTCTCCTATCAGGAATAAAACTGTAGTTAAAGCGGCTCCATATAAGGTTATTTTTAATTTAATTTTTATATCCGGCAGTAATTTAAATATAGCACCAAACAATGCAGTAATAAATATAAAAGAGAGGATGTAATTAAGAATATTAAGGCCTACTGCTGTAATTACCGGGGCAATATCTTCTATATATTCTCCCAGGATCTTTACCAACGCGGAAACGATCAAAGCCAGTAACATCAAAAACCCAATGGCCAGTATCATCCCAAAAGATATCAGTCGGTCCATTATCATCCGCATGAAAGTTTCCTTTTTTGCAGCAACATTCCATATTTTATTCATAGAAATTTTAAGCCGGAAGAACACCCCGGTAGCTCCAAATAACAACATTGCAATTCCAAATATTATGGCCCAGGTAGAATTATCGGTAATGGCGGCGCTGGTTACCATTTTTTCAACTGCTTCAGCGGCATCGGCCCCAATAAAATCTTCTATTTGTTCATTCAATCTTCCCTGCACTGCTTCCCTTCCAAAAAAGGAGCCGGCAATAGATACTACAATTATTAAGAGAGAGGGAAGAGAAAATATGGTGTAATAGGCGATAATTGCACTTTCTGCCCAAGGGTCATTGGTGTTCCAACTCGTAAAAGTTTTTTTCAGCAAAGCAAAAAAGGTCCTTATTTTCTTCATAAATTATATTTGTTTTTAAACAGGGAGAGATGATGTTTTTCATGGCCGGCAATTATAAATCCTGCCGCTGCAGCACTTAGATCACCTCCACTGGAAATTCCTTTTTCCTTATACATTTCCTTTGTAAAACTCTCAAACATGCAAATACCCGATTCCCTTATGGCGTTATATTCCTTTATAAGGTCTTCGAGATTACGATCATTAGCACCGGAAGCCGGCACATAAGCGTCCTGGTCAAATCCTGCTAAAGGAGTCTTATCTTTTCTGGCAATTCGCAAGGCACGGTACTGGAAAATACGTTCAGTATCCAACATGTGCGGCAATACCTGGGCAACCGTCCATTTCCCGGCTTCATAACTCCACATAAGGTCTACCGGGTCCAGATTGGTAAGAAAATTTACCATTTCCTCGCGTTGGGAGCGCAGTAATGTTAAAAGCTCCAGTTGTGGGAGTTGATCAATATAGGTTTGATAATACGCGGGGTAATCTCCAATAAGAAGTTGTTCTGGTTTCATAATGCACAATTTTAATTGTCCTGATATATGTAACCAAGGTAAAAAAAACCCCTGTAAACACTTAGGTCTACAGGGGTTTTAATATAAGTTTAATAGATGTTACTGCAGGCTTTTAAAAATAGAATGCATCAGGCGCTTTTTATCATTAAGGCTTTCTTCCAGCGAGATCATAGTCTCTGTCCTGTATACCCCTTCAATATCATCTAACTGAAAAATGATCTCCTTGGCATGTTGGGTATCACGGGCGCGTATCTTGCAAAAAACATTGAATTTTCCTGTAGTTACGTGGGCAACTGTAACAAAGGGTATATCGTTGATTCGCTCCAGTACAAATTTTGTTTGTGAGGTATTTTTCAGGAAAATCCCAACGTATGCAATAAAAGCATATCCAAGCTTTTCGTAATTAAGAGTTAAAGATGAACCTAATATGATTTGCGCTTCTTCCATTTTCTTCACCCTTACATGAACTGTCCCGGCAGAAATATTTAATTTCTTTGCTATATCTGTAAAGGGAGTTCGTGTATTCTCAATGAGCATATCAAGGATCTGATGATCTGTTTCGTCTAATTTATACTTTGCCATAATTCTTAACGTATTTTAATGAAAAACAAAATTAATACAATTACGCTATATAATTAGCAACTATTTGTTGTTATTTTATTAATTTATAACTAAAACTTCATTATTAAGTAGCAGTTTATCAACTATATCGTTTTCGCTAAGCTTTTGGGATCCCAAAGTTTTCAATTCTTTTTCTGAACAATTTATTTCCTTATGGCCGTAAAATGATAAGGAAGCGGCAATTTTATCAATATAGGGTACAAAAATTATTTTATCATTTTCCAGACTTTCCCTGAACTGGATGGCTACATCGACTACCTCTTCTCCTAACCTGGCCTTACGCAGTATCACATCATAAAATAGTTTATAATTCTCGGGTATATTAAAATAGGCCTCATTACTATAAGCCTTATATGAACCGGAAGCAATAGATTTCAATCCTGAAAATAGAGCTGCCACAATAAATTCCCGGCTTCGCTCCCTTTGATAATCCCCGGGATAATGCCCGGCTTCAAACAGTAAGGTAGGGATATTTGAAGTTTGAAAAGTATCCCCGGTGCAATTGGCATTATAGGCATCATCATATCTTCCTATCTGTCCCGGAATATAATGCTGGAGATCTCCCGCTATATTTGCAATTACCTTCATGGAAATTTCCCGGGATGGGGTAACAGCCCGTGAGTCATCCATAGCCGGGGTAAGAAAGGAAACCGTAGCAGGAACAGCAGACTCCCCGGCACTAAATATAGTGCGCTGATCATGGAGGTTAAAGCAAAAGTCTGGTTGAAATCTTTCAAATTCATCCCGTAGGATTATGCTTTCCTTTGCATTCCTGTTCAATGCGTCGCGGTTAAGATCTATTTTATTTGCATTCTCTCTTGTATACACCCCGGCTCCATCAGGATTCAGCATTGGAATTATCCTTAGTGTGATATGTTCTTTCAGATTTAAAAGAAATGGGTCTTCAGGAAATAGTTTAAAAGCATTTACAAGATCAAAAACTGCTTTGGTAGTGGTAGATTCATTTCCATGCATTTGAGACCAGGCCAGAATTTTTATTTTTCCGTTTCCAATGGTTATAGACTCAATAACTTCTCCTAAAGCAGAAGAACCTATTTTTTGAACCCGGAAAAATTTCCCTGCTTTTGAAATGGGTTTTTTTATAAACCTGTAAGGAAGATATCTTCCCGATAAATCTGTCTCTTTAAATAAAAGGTACCTGTCTAAAAGGTTTTGGTATTCCAATTGTAATTTCTCCATGTTTACAAAAGTAAATAATCATTAATTTACAATTGTAAACGATGTTGAATCCCTATTTCAATTACATTTGTAAACAACATTAAAGGTCGGGTTATATTTAAGGATGGAAATTTTCCAACCACATTAAAATTATTATTTAATTTGTTATTTTTTAGTCGTTTATATTATTTTACCTGCGATTTTAATTTAACTGATCTTATATTGTTTACATTTGTAATTTGGTGAAATGAAACCTTTGGATTACATTTGTAAACATCTGAATTATAAAATGGAATTCACAATGGTAAACAGCGAACATTTCTCTAAAAGACTGGAAAAAATCCTTGATTATTATGATATTTCGGCCGCCACCTTTGCTGAAGCTATAGATGTGGGACGGTCATCGATCTCTCATATTCTATCTGGAAGAAATAAGCCAAGTCTCGATTTTGTGATGAAAGTGGTGCAAACTTACCCCGAGGTGGAATTGTATTGGCTGCTCAATGGTAAAGGAAACTTTCCCTCTTCTTCACCTTCTTCTGAAAAAGTGCAAGCTTCCCCTGCTTCTTCTCCCTCTTCTGCCAATCCTGCTCCATTGTCTTTAAATAATGTAAATCCGGGCAATTCTCCCAAAGACATAGCAGATCTGCGAACCAACTCAGGAAAAAAGATCAGGAAAATTGTATTCTTTTATGAGGATGGTAGCTTTGAAGCCTTTGAGAATTGAATTTAAGCGGGAAATAGCGTTATTTTGTATTGAGAATTACAAATTATCCCGGGTAAGAATTAAAACCCGGTAACAAAAGCCTACTGCCCTGATGAACCGCAT encodes the following:
- a CDS encoding YihY/virulence factor BrkB family protein, which translates into the protein MKKIRTFFALLKKTFTSWNTNDPWAESAIIAYYTIFSLPSLLIIVVSIAGSFFGREAVQGRLNEQIEDFIGADAAEAVEKMVTSAAITDNSTWAIIFGIAMLLFGATGVFFRLKISMNKIWNVAAKKETFMRMIMDRLISFGMILAIGFLMLLALIVSALVKILGEYIEDIAPVITAVGLNILNYILSFIFITALFGAIFKLLPDIKIKLKITLYGAALTTVLFLIGEFLMGFYFGQSNPGSVYGSASSIILILLWVNYTCLIMFFGAEFTVQYALHKNERIRPNRFSEPAIFKELEKLERKNVKLDEDHKLLARLRANIDIEKERAECVTDD
- a CDS encoding DinB family protein is translated as MKPEQLLIGDYPAYYQTYIDQLPQLELLTLLRSQREEMVNFLTNLDPVDLMWSYEAGKWTVAQVLPHMLDTERIFQYRALRIARKDKTPLAGFDQDAYVPASGANDRNLEDLIKEYNAIRESGICMFESFTKEMYKEKGISSGGDLSAAAAGFIIAGHEKHHLSLFKNKYNL
- a CDS encoding helix-turn-helix domain-containing protein is translated as MVNSEHFSKRLEKILDYYDISAATFAEAIDVGRSSISHILSGRNKPSLDFVMKVVQTYPEVELYWLLNGKGNFPSSSPSSEKVQASPASSPSSANPAPLSLNNVNPGNSPKDIADLRTNSGKKIRKIVFFYEDGSFEAFEN
- a CDS encoding M14 family zinc carboxypeptidase — encoded protein: MEKLQLEYQNLLDRYLLFKETDLSGRYLPYRFIKKPISKAGKFFRVQKIGSSALGEVIESITIGNGKIKILAWSQMHGNESTTTKAVFDLVNAFKLFPEDPFLLNLKEHITLRIIPMLNPDGAGVYTRENANKIDLNRDALNRNAKESIILRDEFERFQPDFCFNLHDQRTIFSAGESAVPATVSFLTPAMDDSRAVTPSREISMKVIANIAGDLQHYIPGQIGRYDDAYNANCTGDTFQTSNIPTLLFEAGHYPGDYQRERSREFIVAALFSGLKSIASGSYKAYSNEAYFNIPENYKLFYDVILRKARLGEEVVDVAIQFRESLENDKIIFVPYIDKIAASLSFYGHKEINCSEKELKTLGSQKLSENDIVDKLLLNNEVLVIN
- a CDS encoding Lrp/AsnC family transcriptional regulator — encoded protein: MAKYKLDETDHQILDMLIENTRTPFTDIAKKLNISAGTVHVRVKKMEEAQIILGSSLTLNYEKLGYAFIAYVGIFLKNTSQTKFVLERINDIPFVTVAHVTTGKFNVFCKIRARDTQHAKEIIFQLDDIEGVYRTETMISLEESLNDKKRLMHSIFKSLQ